A window from Paenibacillus polymyxa M1 encodes these proteins:
- a CDS encoding ABC transporter permease encodes MTDSRKKTGLLFPFFIILKRDFINLATNVSLILSNTIFPLLLIFVLGYLGGGLYGGSDVTAYDYYGVTILIYSALNVSMTAANSFMDQNVKRSNLRILYAPIPKSFIYLSKTVATFLFTGLCSIALVALLQLVFNIRLGGTSAVYTAVVLLCFDLFSSALGVLFCCLFKGEELTNKILSIINSVLAILGGLFFQLDGLGRTAEVLSFFSPVKWVVETVLRIVYDGDFSLFLPTLLSFVIASLLLLWGCKRTFKTEDYI; translated from the coding sequence ATGACCGATTCGAGAAAAAAAACGGGGCTGCTATTTCCATTTTTCATTATTCTTAAGCGAGATTTTATCAACCTGGCTACGAATGTCTCACTTATCCTGAGTAACACTATTTTTCCACTCCTTTTAATCTTTGTGCTTGGTTATTTGGGTGGAGGGCTATATGGTGGAAGTGACGTTACTGCTTACGATTACTATGGCGTGACGATTCTAATTTACAGCGCTTTAAACGTATCTATGACGGCTGCAAATAGTTTTATGGATCAAAATGTGAAACGTAGCAATCTTCGCATATTGTACGCACCGATCCCAAAGTCGTTCATTTACTTGTCCAAAACTGTGGCCACGTTCCTATTTACAGGCCTTTGCTCCATTGCACTTGTAGCACTACTTCAACTCGTGTTTAATATTCGGCTAGGTGGAACCTCCGCAGTTTACACAGCTGTTGTACTTCTTTGTTTCGATTTGTTTTCATCCGCACTCGGTGTCCTATTCTGTTGTCTCTTTAAAGGAGAGGAATTAACAAACAAAATTCTTTCGATAATAAACAGCGTGCTCGCGATACTGGGTGGTTTGTTTTTCCAATTAGACGGCCTCGGTAGGACGGCAGAAGTCTTATCCTTTTTCTCCCCGGTCAAATGGGTGGTTGAAACTGTGTTACGTATCGTTTACGACGGAGATTTCAGCTTGTTTCTACCAACACTGTTGAGCTTTGTTATAGCGTCCCTACTACTCTTATGGGGCTGTAAACGAACTTTCAAAACGGAGGACTATATATGA
- a CDS encoding ABC transporter ATP-binding protein: protein MISNSPIIEVSELSKSFGSRTALNNVTFDVHQGEILCFLGPNGAGKTTTINILSTSLRGDKGNIRYCGEPVERLMSQYKRELGIVPQDLAVYEDISAEANVRFFASLYGLTGTELEQGTNEALEIVGLADRRKDKPKTFSGGMKRRLNMACAIAHRPKMIIMDEPTVGIDPQSRNHILGSIRKLRDEGATIIYTTHYMEEVEEISTRILIIDHGEVIASGTKEELKERLADEKRYEVEVEEINEMPDIDLYRIDGVKKVDIVGNRIHISTLKGIENLDQIIVNITSNGLKIINLTGFSPSLEMVFLNLTGRTLRD from the coding sequence ATGATCTCTAATTCACCTATCATCGAAGTAAGCGAGCTAAGCAAAAGCTTTGGTAGCCGCACGGCGCTGAACAATGTAACGTTCGATGTGCATCAAGGTGAAATTTTATGTTTTCTTGGTCCTAATGGGGCAGGAAAGACTACAACAATCAATATTTTGTCTACCTCGCTGCGCGGGGACAAGGGAAATATCCGATACTGTGGAGAGCCAGTGGAACGGCTAATGAGCCAATACAAACGTGAACTTGGAATAGTTCCGCAGGATTTAGCGGTGTATGAGGACATATCAGCCGAAGCCAACGTTCGTTTTTTTGCTTCGCTATATGGTTTGACGGGTACGGAACTAGAGCAAGGTACAAATGAAGCGCTTGAAATCGTCGGATTGGCGGATCGACGTAAAGATAAACCGAAGACATTCTCTGGAGGAATGAAGCGGAGGCTCAACATGGCTTGTGCCATCGCTCATCGTCCTAAAATGATTATTATGGACGAACCAACGGTAGGTATTGATCCCCAGTCTCGGAACCATATTCTTGGATCAATCCGCAAGCTGAGGGACGAGGGAGCAACGATCATCTATACGACACACTACATGGAAGAAGTGGAGGAAATATCTACTCGAATTTTGATTATTGATCACGGCGAGGTTATCGCTTCCGGTACCAAAGAAGAATTAAAGGAACGGCTTGCCGATGAGAAACGTTACGAAGTAGAGGTTGAAGAAATAAATGAAATGCCTGATATTGATCTATACCGAATCGACGGCGTTAAGAAAGTAGACATCGTTGGAAACCGGATTCACATCTCAACTCTAAAAGGGATTGAAAATCTGGATCAAATCATTGTGAACATAACCTCAAATGGACTTAAAATTATTAATCTGACAGGTTTTTCGCCCAGTCTGGAGATGGTTTTTCTCAATTTGACTGGTCGTACGCTTCGGGATTAG
- a CDS encoding glutamate decarboxylase: MEPMFNQSFHEIGDYLRSVFEPSAEQHKLEEKMDRLITDVINEMHGAPSVTSDTELELIPLMGQEIIIPEVPVHPEQYISHLIREVVHHCINTTSPNFIGHMTSALPIFFRPLSRLLVALNQNVVKVETSKSFTVLERQTLAFMHRLVYSRCESFLHRTWPKSIKHVGSCDFGGDGVQLDCLVDCTQRGVA; the protein is encoded by the coding sequence ATGGAGCCTATGTTTAACCAGTCGTTTCACGAAATCGGTGATTATTTACGTTCAGTGTTCGAGCCATCTGCAGAGCAACATAAATTGGAGGAGAAGATGGATAGGCTCATCACGGACGTAATTAACGAAATGCACGGCGCTCCAAGTGTTACATCGGATACGGAATTAGAGCTTATACCCCTGATGGGACAAGAAATAATTATTCCTGAAGTTCCGGTACACCCAGAGCAGTACATTAGCCATCTGATTCGAGAAGTCGTACACCATTGTATCAATACAACTTCTCCCAACTTTATCGGCCATATGACCTCAGCGTTGCCAATATTTTTCAGACCGCTTAGCCGCCTTTTAGTAGCACTAAACCAAAACGTGGTGAAGGTGGAAACATCCAAGTCATTTACAGTGCTTGAGCGTCAAACACTTGCGTTTATGCATCGCTTGGTGTACAGCCGTTGTGAATCTTTTTTACACCGAACATGGCCAAAATCTATCAAGCACGTTGGGAGTTGTGACTTCGGGGGGGACGGTGTCCAACTTGACTGCCTTGTGGATTGCACGCAACGTGGCGTTGCGTAA
- a CDS encoding ABC transporter permease, whose translation MKTTFRIFCNHSLRMWNRRNVIVITLIMTLASMALAIYFTAQSELKGTLAVVTRQKVSLTLSSEQYRIQYLQQPPPKSELVRNRYDAVVTFNSDGSHRIESLKSDKFKQQLEHAIVRPHAPLSVMPQRGIGTNILGYLTMFLLIQALFYLQLFSDDKKTGTFRRTAVSPAGIVPYLSAQCLFGFMAVYVPTWLVLALAKAVGINIGFGLGTYSLLLVLPALLAVSFALFMAAWIENADNGLSLSSAIILLSSVLSGSFYTIAHQNGIMKVITSVFPQQHFITLVQEMELKGEVGLYWEHALYVIVASAVLAAAGWLICKNRFRKGFYG comes from the coding sequence ATGAAAACGACCTTTCGAATTTTTTGCAATCATTCCCTTCGTATGTGGAACCGCAGGAATGTTATTGTGATTACCCTAATAATGACGTTGGCATCAATGGCGCTGGCAATCTATTTTACAGCTCAATCAGAATTGAAAGGCACCTTAGCGGTGGTAACAAGACAAAAAGTGAGTTTGACCCTCAGCTCAGAGCAATATCGGATTCAATATTTGCAGCAGCCGCCACCTAAATCTGAGCTGGTAAGAAATAGATATGATGCAGTGGTTACTTTCAATAGCGACGGCTCTCATCGTATTGAATCATTGAAATCGGATAAGTTTAAGCAGCAGCTAGAGCATGCAATTGTCCGCCCGCATGCGCCGTTGTCTGTAATGCCTCAAAGAGGAATTGGGACCAACATATTGGGTTACCTTACCATGTTCCTGCTTATTCAAGCTTTGTTCTATTTACAGTTGTTTTCGGATGACAAAAAAACGGGCACTTTTCGACGGACTGCTGTATCTCCTGCAGGAATTGTTCCCTATTTGTCAGCGCAATGTCTATTTGGATTTATGGCAGTTTATGTGCCGACATGGCTAGTGTTAGCACTAGCGAAAGCTGTAGGAATCAATATCGGATTTGGTCTTGGCACATACTCTTTACTTCTTGTCTTGCCTGCGCTGTTAGCAGTATCTTTTGCTCTGTTTATGGCAGCGTGGATCGAGAATGCTGATAATGGGCTATCATTATCTTCAGCCATTATACTTTTAAGTTCAGTGCTTTCGGGCAGCTTTTACACAATTGCTCATCAGAACGGTATTATGAAGGTTATTACAAGTGTTTTCCCACAACAGCATTTTATAACGCTCGTTCAAGAAATGGAGTTAAAAGGAGAAGTAGGGTTGTATTGGGAGCACGCACTTTATGTAATTGTAGCGTCCGCAGTGTTGGCGGCGGCAGGGTGGCTCATTTGTAAGAATCGTTTTCGCAAAGGATTCTACGGGTAA
- a CDS encoding non-ribosomal peptide synthetase, which produces MENEGLSLSGSNLSDAKRALLEKWKKGKVSTGEMKPRDRNESLPLSFAQQRLWFLEQLVPGTPVYNIPGAVRLSGSLDLKALQMAVCEIIRRHEVLRTRFVVHDAIAYQEIENIGAFNLPITDLSFLSKTEREVEAERLISEEAKCPFDLTVPQLFRVRLIRLEKEDHFLVMCMHHIISDGWSLGVFHQELALLYKAFSQGEPSPLPALPIQYGDFSTWQRRRMENGEYQEQLDYWCRQLEGLRSDVNLPYDRARSTVPTYQGARYYFEISEARTEGLRYLAQEDRATLYMALLSVLKVLLFRYGGSADISIGCPIANRNQAQIEGLIGFFVNTLVIRSQIGDDDDFQTVLRQVKRVALEAYARQDVPFEQLVEVLHPERDLSISSPLFQTGFVFHNTPILKTDLGGLELTPITVHNGMAPFDFLLSLTESDRKLVGFFEYSTELFDEDTIVRMTAHLQVLIDSILSNPVEPVKHLAILPEKERNWLLAWGKEENDKEKETHTETSIIHERFEHIACLYPDSVAVVHEDKSLTYAELDGRANALARQLRRLGVKAEVRVGLYLERSLDLIIAILAVLKAGGAYVPLDPAYPKQRIAYIVDDADMSLMITQTPLLSTFLDLNVRTVTVDDFDVDAESQAPIGFETDPSQLAYVIYTSGSTGQPKGVLVEHRNVVRLFDNTHNWFEFDQHDVWTLFHSHAFDFSVWEMWGALFYGGKLIVVPYLVSRSPENLYALLHSEGVTVLCQTPSAFRQLSQYDEGHQPTKLNSLRYIIFGGEALEMHTLQSWFDRHGDVRPQLVNMYGITETTVHVTYKPLTLADLEARNSLIGVPLPDLNLYLLDRNRELVPIGIPGEIYVGGAGVARGYLDRPQLTTEKFVPNPFSHTPGTILYKTGDEAKISPAGELEFLGRNDLQVKVRGFRIELGEIEAAIKKHVAIQDAVVDVKSDAMGNKQLVAYIIEKNTDNGDVELTKHWENVFDQTYGSGSSEEAVEFNITGWNSLYDGQPLSADCMREWVEGTVKHLLDLKPKRVLELGCGTGLLLFQVAPMCEHYMGTDISLKAIQRLEMLTKSMPHVRLQHQPAHNMEGIDSGSYDLVILNSVIQYFPSVEYLLDVLDAAVRAVRPGGTVFIGDVRSLPLLETFYTSVEQFKARFPLTAKEQSIRVNDRMKREHELILDPQLFVELVQRNPELIHAEIQWKRGNQWNELTRFRYDVLLRVNSPEIQKVEPLTLTWTSIQESENTLQKLAEQGVETVAIRGVPNVRLRNLLENVGEDAADPMDFVVLERTLPYDISIHWAGSGLEHYFDVICTHRNLFLKNQIVKIRNKSTQGTEDWSHYANRPVKIKTSGGLPSELRILMKEQFPDYFIPTAYVPVSVFPLTSNGKVDRAALPTPGRNRPELENSYVKPRTALERRIAELWSNVLGIPKVGVTDNFFELGGHSLLATQLIFKLHDELNIEVPLRVLFETPTVEWMTKAFEAIQNGEKELSFSQLNLWNDCKLPFGIRNPDSVSKEHRPVQNILLTGATGFLGAFLLRQLLRNTSANIFCLVRGRTEEEAAQRLQSNLAKYGLLEESASKRIKVFAGDLGLQRFGLSEAVFDRLAEEMDALYHNGSMVHFIAPYVEHKAANVLGTQEMIRLANNGRFKTLHYISTTHVFSDQDIQNGVLSEMDIPGHPEDLKLGYTQSKWVAERIVMEAARCGLPTLIYRPGRIWGDSHTGHCQTNDFMWLIIKASIELGLIPNMEAEMEIIPVDFAAEAIIYLSGTQIPDGRVYHLLNPTRTTWDEVIETLVNYGYALKKVPYEIWYEQIHQTASCSSNQATNAILPLLESGWNDGMSEFQVRYDTTHLIQGLKESDVTCPKLDRCLMNTYLTYFVETAFLPQPNGRKLGY; this is translated from the coding sequence GTGGAAAATGAAGGTTTATCTCTATCTGGCAGCAATCTATCGGATGCTAAGCGAGCCCTACTTGAAAAATGGAAAAAGGGGAAAGTTTCCACTGGGGAAATGAAGCCCCGTGATCGGAATGAGTCGCTTCCGCTGTCATTTGCTCAGCAACGATTATGGTTTTTAGAACAATTAGTCCCGGGAACACCTGTCTATAATATTCCGGGAGCCGTGCGCTTGAGTGGAAGTTTGGACTTAAAAGCACTGCAAATGGCGGTCTGTGAGATCATTCGACGGCATGAGGTGCTCCGCACCCGATTTGTTGTCCATGACGCTATCGCTTATCAGGAAATTGAAAATATTGGGGCCTTTAATCTGCCAATCACGGATTTAAGCTTTCTCTCTAAAACTGAACGGGAGGTTGAAGCCGAACGATTGATCTCAGAAGAGGCAAAATGCCCCTTTGACTTGACCGTTCCACAGCTTTTTCGTGTACGATTGATACGTTTGGAGAAGGAAGATCACTTTCTTGTGATGTGCATGCACCACATTATTTCTGACGGATGGTCGCTGGGGGTATTCCATCAGGAGCTTGCTTTACTATATAAAGCTTTTTCCCAAGGTGAACCTTCTCCCTTGCCGGCACTGCCTATTCAGTATGGGGATTTCTCTACGTGGCAGCGCAGAAGAATGGAGAACGGAGAATACCAGGAGCAACTGGACTACTGGTGTCGTCAGCTCGAAGGTCTGCGATCCGATGTAAACTTACCGTATGATCGGGCTCGCTCAACTGTGCCGACTTACCAAGGAGCCCGGTATTATTTTGAAATATCCGAAGCACGAACTGAGGGCTTGCGCTATCTCGCTCAGGAAGATAGAGCTACGCTTTACATGGCACTGCTTTCGGTACTAAAAGTTCTTCTTTTTCGATATGGAGGATCAGCAGACATTTCAATCGGTTGTCCGATTGCTAATCGAAATCAGGCACAGATTGAAGGGTTGATTGGTTTTTTTGTAAATACGCTCGTCATACGTTCACAGATTGGGGACGACGACGATTTTCAGACCGTTCTCCGTCAAGTAAAGCGTGTGGCATTAGAAGCGTATGCCCGGCAAGATGTTCCATTTGAACAACTGGTGGAAGTTCTTCACCCTGAAAGAGATCTGAGCATATCCTCACCTCTCTTTCAGACGGGCTTTGTCTTTCATAACACGCCAATTCTGAAGACAGATTTGGGAGGACTAGAGTTGACACCCATAACCGTGCATAACGGGATGGCACCCTTTGACTTTCTGCTTTCGCTTACAGAGTCCGACCGAAAACTAGTTGGGTTCTTCGAATATTCGACTGAATTATTTGATGAGGATACTATCGTTCGTATGACAGCTCACCTGCAGGTATTGATAGATAGTATTTTGTCCAATCCTGTTGAGCCTGTAAAGCATCTGGCTATATTACCGGAGAAGGAGAGAAATTGGTTACTAGCATGGGGGAAAGAAGAAAATGATAAAGAGAAGGAGACGCACACAGAAACAAGCATCATACATGAACGTTTTGAGCATATTGCTTGTCTATATCCCGATTCTGTCGCGGTGGTGCATGAGGACAAGTCGCTGACCTATGCTGAACTTGATGGGAGGGCAAACGCCCTAGCACGTCAGTTGCGGCGATTAGGAGTGAAAGCTGAAGTTCGTGTCGGTTTATATCTGGAGCGTTCGCTTGATCTTATCATTGCCATTTTGGCTGTGCTCAAAGCAGGTGGAGCCTACGTTCCACTTGATCCTGCTTATCCGAAGCAGCGTATCGCTTATATTGTTGATGATGCTGATATGTCCCTGATGATCACACAGACCCCACTTCTCAGCACATTTCTTGATCTCAATGTGCGGACCGTTACTGTGGATGATTTCGATGTAGACGCAGAGAGCCAGGCTCCAATAGGTTTTGAAACAGATCCTTCACAATTAGCCTATGTTATTTATACTTCCGGTTCCACTGGCCAGCCGAAAGGAGTGCTTGTAGAACACAGAAATGTAGTCCGCTTGTTTGATAATACGCATAATTGGTTTGAGTTTGACCAGCACGACGTATGGACGCTCTTTCATTCGCATGCTTTCGATTTTTCTGTATGGGAAATGTGGGGAGCTCTGTTCTATGGAGGCAAGCTGATAGTTGTTCCTTACCTCGTTAGCCGTTCGCCAGAGAATTTATATGCTCTTTTGCATTCCGAAGGAGTAACAGTGCTTTGTCAAACGCCTTCCGCTTTTCGACAACTGTCTCAGTATGACGAGGGACATCAGCCAACGAAACTCAATTCTTTGCGTTATATCATTTTTGGCGGAGAAGCATTGGAAATGCATACCCTCCAATCTTGGTTTGACCGACATGGGGATGTCCGGCCGCAATTGGTGAATATGTACGGCATCACCGAAACCACGGTACATGTCACATACAAACCGCTAACACTGGCTGATCTCGAAGCCAGAAACAGCCTCATTGGGGTTCCCTTACCCGACTTGAACTTATATTTATTAGACCGTAACCGCGAGTTAGTGCCTATAGGTATACCTGGAGAGATTTATGTAGGAGGCGCAGGCGTTGCAAGGGGATATTTAGATCGGCCCCAATTAACCACAGAGAAATTCGTTCCGAACCCGTTCTCCCACACCCCAGGCACCATACTCTATAAAACTGGCGATGAAGCCAAAATCTCACCCGCAGGTGAACTGGAGTTTCTTGGACGTAACGATTTACAGGTTAAAGTACGAGGATTCCGCATTGAACTGGGTGAAATTGAAGCAGCAATTAAGAAGCATGTTGCCATCCAAGATGCTGTAGTTGACGTAAAATCGGATGCGATGGGAAATAAGCAGCTTGTTGCCTATATTATCGAGAAAAATACGGATAACGGCGATGTGGAATTAACCAAACACTGGGAAAATGTATTTGATCAAACCTACGGGAGTGGATCTTCGGAGGAAGCCGTCGAATTCAATATCACCGGATGGAACAGCTTGTATGACGGTCAGCCTCTTTCAGCGGATTGTATGCGGGAATGGGTTGAAGGGACGGTCAAACATTTGCTCGACTTGAAGCCGAAGCGTGTGTTGGAACTGGGTTGTGGAACGGGACTGCTTCTTTTCCAAGTAGCACCGATGTGTGAGCACTATATGGGCACCGATATTTCATTAAAAGCCATACAGCGTTTGGAGATGCTGACAAAGAGCATGCCCCATGTAAGGCTCCAGCACCAGCCTGCCCACAACATGGAGGGAATTGATTCTGGCTCTTACGATCTGGTCATACTTAATTCGGTTATTCAATACTTTCCTAGTGTTGAATATCTCCTTGATGTACTTGATGCCGCAGTGAGAGCTGTTCGTCCTGGCGGTACGGTGTTTATTGGGGATGTACGAAGTTTGCCGCTGCTGGAAACTTTTTATACTTCAGTGGAGCAATTCAAGGCTCGGTTTCCGTTGACAGCAAAAGAACAAAGCATACGGGTTAATGATCGGATGAAGCGTGAGCATGAACTGATCCTTGACCCCCAACTATTTGTAGAATTGGTACAGAGAAATCCTGAATTAATTCACGCGGAAATTCAATGGAAACGCGGAAACCAATGGAACGAGTTGACGCGGTTCCGCTATGATGTTTTATTGCGTGTGAATTCTCCGGAGATACAGAAGGTAGAGCCATTAACATTGACATGGACTTCTATTCAGGAGTCAGAGAACACACTGCAAAAGTTGGCGGAGCAAGGTGTGGAAACTGTCGCTATCAGGGGCGTGCCCAATGTAAGACTTCGGAATTTGCTAGAAAACGTGGGGGAAGATGCTGCAGATCCTATGGATTTTGTTGTATTGGAGCGTACACTTCCTTATGATATTTCAATCCACTGGGCAGGGTCAGGTCTGGAACATTATTTCGATGTAATCTGTACTCACAGGAACCTCTTTTTAAAAAATCAGATCGTTAAAATTAGGAATAAAAGTACGCAAGGGACCGAAGATTGGAGTCATTATGCAAACAGGCCTGTGAAGATTAAAACGTCTGGTGGATTGCCGTCGGAGCTGCGTATCTTGATGAAGGAACAGTTCCCAGATTATTTCATTCCGACTGCCTACGTACCAGTGAGTGTGTTCCCACTTACTTCTAATGGAAAAGTTGACAGGGCGGCTTTGCCTACTCCGGGACGCAACCGCCCAGAATTGGAAAATTCCTATGTTAAACCCCGTACAGCGTTGGAGCGGCGGATTGCTGAACTTTGGAGCAACGTGCTGGGCATTCCTAAAGTTGGAGTCACAGATAATTTTTTCGAACTGGGTGGTCACTCTTTGCTTGCCACACAGCTTATTTTCAAGCTGCATGACGAGCTTAACATCGAAGTTCCTCTACGAGTGCTGTTTGAAACGCCTACCGTAGAGTGGATGACGAAGGCATTTGAAGCAATCCAGAACGGTGAGAAAGAGCTGTCTTTTTCGCAATTAAATTTATGGAATGACTGTAAGCTACCGTTTGGCATTCGTAATCCTGATTCGGTCAGTAAAGAGCACAGACCTGTGCAGAACATTTTACTAACGGGAGCGACAGGATTTCTTGGAGCTTTCCTACTACGTCAGTTGCTTCGAAACACTTCGGCGAATATCTTTTGTCTTGTACGTGGACGCACCGAGGAGGAAGCTGCACAGCGCTTGCAATCAAATCTCGCAAAGTACGGCTTGCTTGAAGAATCAGCTTCGAAACGCATAAAAGTGTTCGCTGGTGATTTGGGTCTCCAAAGGTTTGGGTTGTCTGAAGCTGTTTTTGATCGGTTGGCCGAGGAGATGGATGCCCTTTATCACAATGGCAGTATGGTCCATTTCATTGCGCCATATGTCGAGCATAAAGCAGCGAATGTGCTAGGAACTCAGGAAATGATACGACTGGCGAATAACGGACGCTTCAAGACGCTCCATTATATCTCGACAACGCACGTCTTTTCGGACCAAGATATCCAGAATGGAGTATTGTCGGAAATGGATATTCCGGGGCACCCTGAGGATCTTAAACTTGGATATACGCAGAGCAAATGGGTTGCGGAGCGTATAGTGATGGAGGCGGCTCGCTGTGGACTACCGACCCTGATTTATCGTCCGGGACGGATATGGGGAGATAGCCACACGGGCCACTGTCAAACAAACGATTTTATGTGGCTGATCATCAAGGCCTCTATAGAATTGGGGCTAATCCCCAATATGGAAGCTGAGATGGAAATCATTCCGGTTGACTTTGCAGCGGAAGCAATTATCTATTTGTCAGGTACCCAGATTCCTGACGGGCGTGTATATCATCTCTTGAATCCGACGCGAACCACATGGGATGAGGTAATCGAGACTCTTGTAAACTACGGATATGCTCTTAAGAAGGTACCGTACGAGATTTGGTACGAACAGATCCATCAGACGGCATCTTGCTCTTCAAACCAAGCAACGAATGCAATTCTGCCGCTTCTGGAAAGCGGATGGAATGACGGTATGTCAGAATTCCAAGTTCGCTATGACACTACCCATCTGATACAGGGTCTGAAGGAAAGCGATGTAACTTGTCCGAAACTGGACAGGTGTTTGATGAATACCTACCTTACTTATTTTGTCGAAACAGCTTTCTTGCCACAACCAAATGGAAGAAAGTTAGGGTATTAG